The DNA sequence CAGTTTTctggatatatgtataggtgtgtttgaaaaataaaaatagtcgaaTGCTACTACTaaataaagaagaattttatacagagtaaaagatttattttatacaatcaCGGTAACAATGTAATGTAGTCTTATGTTCAATTCTAGGATAAATCTTGAATCAATATATAATTTAGGTAAATGGTAACGTTCCCGCTGTCATGATGTGGAATTCTTGTGGTCTAATTTGTCAAGAGACCACCTACATTATAGCAAGGTGCACTGTTAATCACGTATACTTTAATGGCAAGCTTATGGGATTCCTTGGAATTGAGGCTCGCGTAAGCACTGATTGGTTGTCCACCAACCGTAAACGTCATCTATTATCATGGGCGATTGATCGACTTcgtgcaattttttacaaagtttGCAAATGGTATAATGTTCGGGTCTAAGTTCGACACTATAGTAATTTTTCCACTTGAAAAAGCTCAAATATCGCTCCGTGTTTTGGCTAACGGCCCAAAGGTAATCTGCCAGTGACTCAGGACTAGAAAAGTCCTGTATGTCAATGTAAGAACCGGGAGGTAACACGCTGGCATAATCGGCTGCTCCATAGACAACAGGTACAACATTATACTGAAGGAATTTGAAAGCTTTTTCTGTTATATAGTCTCTGCAGAGAGAATTTTCCAGGGCAAGATAGAAGTAATAGTCTCTTTCAACCATCTCAAAACAGTTGGTTTCCTCTGGATCACACTTGAGGGTTCCACAGTCCCCGAAAATGTCTATTGGTATGTGCTGTTTCAAGGCTTGCACGTAAAGTTCCCTTTTACTGGAGGTAAAGCAGTTGGACACAAACCAAGAaaccatttttgtttttccctgTACCTTCAATCGGGTTTCCTCAGGAATGGTCCCCTCGGAAACATTCCTCCATGTAACTGGAATTTGAGGAGGCACGTACTCCATTATGTCGATCACTTTAACAACACCGTAGGGTCTCATCAGTGTCGAGTCTCTTCGGTAAGTCATTGTCCAATTGAAGAAGTTTCTGTATATCTGGTTATCTGGGATTGGGTGAAACACTTGAGTCTCCAAATTGAGGAATACGTAACGCTGATGGGGGGACCTTTGCTGCGGCAAGTCGTTAGCCTTGATATCTAATGCGTGGAATATGATCATGTCGAAATCTTGCACGTTCAGAGCTGTTCTGTTGTTCGTAGCGACGCACTTCCAGACGGCACATGAGGCGAAGATATCTCCGTCCCCAAAATCCATGTTGTCGCTTTCCCACATCTTCGTCCAGTACAAAATCGTCTTGgtgtttgtctcgtggatgGAGGAGGCCGGTCTGTCGACGAGTCGCTCTTCCTGATGACGTGAGAATCTCACCTCCTTATCGCATAACCGTGTGTCGTTAATGTGTCTACCTAATATCCAGAATGTAATCGCTGGAACTGATATCAGAAGAATCAGGAAGTATAATTTAACGGACACTCTTCGATTCAATGACATGATTTCGCGCACTTGATATTcttcgaatatttgaaaaagcgTGATTAGTTAAGTTTAAAAAACTCCAGCCTAGCGACAGGTACTACGTACATTTCATCTATAACGCGTGATTTTCAGTGGCTATTGTAACATTGCTAGCAGTCCACCGTGTCAAGCAGTCCAGTATTAGGTGGAGAGAATGCCTTAAAAAGTTTTCTTGTAATACAACAGCACACGGCCGCAGTGTGTTCCACGTGTGGGTAGTTTACTGAAATTGGTTGATACAGGTGTATATGTGTACACTGTAACGCTTGCCGAGATAATTTCCAGCACGTTCGCATATATGCCTATCATTTCAAATTGGGCACCTTCTAACTGATAAGATATCATGGAGGCCAGGCATGATAATATGAGTAAATGCTGTCAATGACGAATCCCACGTCGTATAATAAATCAATATATGAAGCACAAGTGCGTTCCAGACCAATTCAGTCGATATCTGCTAAATAAAACATAAGTTCATATACGTTCCAAAAATTATGTTGCACAACTTTTGGAAAGGTGAAAAGACTTttctatataaaaattatttgacataTACAGGATGATTATCTATCAACAGAACGGTCTGTCGTATGCTATAGTTCAATGaataatgcgcatgcgctaaaatttGAGAGCAATTGTTTGTCAGGCTGACCAATTGTCATAAATTCAGATGTCAAGTCGCCGCAATGTATGTAACctcagaaatttttacaactgtCGGTGTTGAACCCAATTGCGAGTgatgagtttgaaaatttttgaggttacgttaGTGACGGTTGGTCCCCCTGCGAAACAACTGCTCTCGgattgtagcgcatgcgcattaaatcATGGTAAACGACGGACCATTCTGTGGATAGATAATCACTCTGCATACGTCTGACAATGAATCGATTTCACTCAGGTCTCCTCACGCTTATACACTTTTAAAACATGGTAAAATCAGATGTGTTCATTGACCAACTGTGATATACATATCATACATATGACACAGAGAATTCTGTATGCAGCACAAGGAAGGATATGAGTTTATGTCCCACAAACCACAATGCTTACCTCACTTCATGCCCAGGGCCTTGCAAGGAGTTGTTTCAACGAATTATGAAGGACGAGACCAGCAGCGTTCACCAAGTTTGGTAAGTTCACTAAGCACCTAAACTCTGCAGAACCGCAGTTAATTGTAAGACAATCACCCCTGCAAGTTTAACGGCCCCAACGCCACTGCGCCGTTGAGACCTAAAGGCGATCAACTTAAGTGCCTTTCTCGACTGGACGATCTCGACCCACTTAATTATTTACGTCAGTCGAGGACCAACTGGAGCAAAGAGAAAATGACTGCTACATGCACACAAAGAAAGATTGGACACAACATTCTTCACGCCATTCCTTATCTTGCTatggaagctttttttttaaatcttcctatttttttaacgaaacaCTGTCGAAGAAATACGCTAAATTCGATACTTTTTGTTCAAActgccgccattttgtcaactttgattgaaaaaaaataaataaattatgaatatcTGATTAATAatctttttacaaattttgttttaagtaatatttACGGCCACAATCGTATACACCGCAAggactcattttttttcaaagtcattttcaaccttttaaaataaatgtaaagaaaacaaaaacaaacattttgaaatGTATTTTGTTCTTCATGAGTGCTTTGATTTGACATAAAAATATCGGATTGATCAGCACATTTTAaccatcgaaaaaaaaatcgcgaaaatcaGTTAATATTCGACCCGTTACACTAGCATGGTCCCTTAATCGACATTTCTTATTCAACGTATCGACTGGTCAGCATGccataatttaattattatatttgggGCACATAACGTAGTTATGTACAAATTATTAATCGATCATCAAAATTGTGGTGTTGTAACAAAAAACTATACTCTCACCTCAGACTTTGATCGGACAGACAGATCATGATAGAAATCCAAGTATTTAGTCGCAGTCCAAATAATGTGTATTCGTGAATTtagttttcaatttgaaaaccaCCGTTTACTGGCGTTTATCGTGTTACATCCCGCCGCATCTTCAGctgatacaaataaaaaatcaaaagtctttacgtaaacaaaattttacagtcTGTGCTAACGATTGACTTTTGAGGGATTTCAATATAGTCTAGCTATGGATTTCAGTTACCACAAtacagaaagtaaaaaaattccgctTCACTTTGCTCTCTATTTTACGTAAAGTTATAGATACACAATCGTTCGTAATTATGTTTCATATCAATTTAGAACGTTCCTAGTCTCGTGATACAACTATAAAACTAATACAGTAACGGTATAATgtgcaaataaattttattactcctGCAATTTACAATAAGCAGCACTTTATTCAGACACTTGTacagttataatttttttttatagatcacGAATGCTACTACACAataagataagaaaataaatgtataagaAGCGTTCTTTAATTGCTCAGTTCAGTCTGTCTGGATCACTTTAAGTCGTTGGTGGTTTCAGATAAGCGGCAGCTTCGCACGGAGAATCTTCGCAAGCAGTTTTGTccgtagttttctttttctgcttcGCACCTCTGGACCGGCAGTTCTTGTGATCTGAATTGTCATCGTCTTCGAGGGGACAGTTGACTTTGCGCAGTTTTTTAAGTGGTTTGTGCCTAACTTTTTTTACAACCTTTTCCAGACACCTTGTCGGCCCTACGTCAATGGCGTTAGCAATTCGGATAGGATTAACAACGAACTCGCTACATTCGGTAGAAGCGATGGTCAGCGTAAGGACGTGCATAAACTTGAGAAAGCACGTCGTTCTGATGAGATAAATCACGCCACCGCCATATTGGAAGAGTGGTGGACCAGTCGAGTGAACGTCGCACATATAATAAGCACCGCAGAACTTGAAGACGCAAACGCAGGTGCTTTCACATGTCACAACACCGAACGGGTGCTCCAAGAACATGTCCTGCAGGGTAGCCCAAAGTGAGTTCGACGACTTGAGGTACAGACGACCCGTGACGCCGGGCATCAGGGTACCTTGAAACATCGTCTCTCCGATTTTAACATTCTTCGTTAGATATCGGTCCCAGCTTTCGACGTCCGCATACTCCGGCCTCTTCGCTTTCAACTCCGCCTCGAGTGTGCTGATCGTGTAATACTTATCTCCGCACATCACTATCGCGTCAAGAGTCTTGGAACTCCAGTACTCCGGTGCGGTGATTCGCGTCATACCGGCGCAGACGACGTAGCAGGCGTAGGTCTGTTTACCGCGGTGTTCAGCTGGGAAAAGTGCCTGAGTGGGGTGAATCTCACCCCATAAAGAGAATAGCTTGTAAGGTTCTTCGACGTAGAATTGGTGCCAGCGCAATTTTCCCGTAACCacattttctcgaaccatTTTCTTCCTCGAACTCGGACAACGTATCCACGTAATTTTAAACTGCTTCAACCAGCAGGGATTCTCAGTTTTATCATCGTCTTCGGTTCTGTCGCACCAGTTTGCGGTGTCCAACGGGTCATACGGACAGACCTCGATTTGCTTTTGCACGATCGGGCGCATCATCGGTTTCGGTGCTTGACGCTCGAGCAGCTTGGTGTTTATCAACTCATACTTGTTATATATAACTTGGAATATCTGAACGGTAAATACGTCTTGCTTGGGCTCATCTTTCGCTGGCTCTCCTTTCCCTCCTGCATTGTCAACATCGCCTTCCTCGCCTGTTTTATTCTCACCAGCTGGTCCACTGTCATCGGTTTTCACCTCCGGTTTTGGTACTTCGTAAACGTATGCCCTCAGCAATAGAATCATCAAGTGTCTTCTCAAAGCATCTCGACTGCAAAACTTGACGATACAAGCATACCCGGAGTCATCCCAAAACCCAGTATCATTGCACCGGTATGGATTGTACAAATACCAGAACAAACCTTCTTTCCAGAAAGCAAGGCAATACCTAGCTGTTCTAAAAATGCAATTCTGATACTGAAAAGGTAACTTGTCaaaccatttttcaatttccttagTCCCCTTGTGAACCGGAGCTGTCTGTTGGTCTCGCGTTTTTTCAACTCCAATTTTACTCTCCACCTTGACAAAATCTTTTCGCTCGATTTCAGTCAGACGACCATGGTTGGACTCGACGTAATCCCAGTCAACGTCACTGACACGTGGAACATCCTTCATCTCTTGGACTAATTCGATCCCAATGCAGTAAGTGTAATTGTAAACAGCAACCTCGTTAAGTTTCTGTATCCCAACGTGTTTCACATTGATATTACCCATGTGTGTAAAGAGGCTCCATCCTCTGTCGTAAATGTAATCGATATTACCACTCCAAGTGTACTTGTATCTCAACTGCGTTTTCACTAGAAGAGCAACAACTGCCTGATAAAAGCACCACTTCCAAGTCTTCTCGCGTATTCTCAGTACGTCTAACTCTGGCAGATGCATTCCTGTCAGACCCCTTAGACAAACGTTTGCGTAAACTCTGTTGCCTTTTTTCTTTGAGACAATTTCAGTCAAGATGTAATCCCCGCTGACCAAACCGTGATTCGGACCAACGGCTCTATCAACCATTGGAGGATTCGCTCTCGGCGACGGACACGTCGGAGGGATTCTAGCGTGCCAAAGTTCCTTGTGAGTGGCGAAGTCATCCTTCGGTTCAGGGGACGCATTGTCTTCCGGTTCCGACTCAACGCACCGTTCTCCAaacttcctcttcttttttgaAAGGTCAGATTTTGAGTCTGGTTTTTTACACGGCCAAGATCCCGGCCAGTGGCCACTATCCGTTTTTGATACTACCGGTGCTTCGTCGGGAACGAAGCAGCTCATGTCAACCTGCATCGTGGGACGCGTTCATTGTCAAGCCATCCGAAAAGGTGAATAGAAACCTTCTCTCTATACGAAAGTGATTCCGAAGTTACTTACTGGAGGATTGTCACGCATTCTGTCCCATACTTGAACTTTTTCTTCAGGCTTCAGTCGATTTGGAAGTTTTGTTCTCTGACCTTGATTGAACACGTTTATCGGGTATCCTTTAGGAATGACTTCCTCTTCTGACTCCACAAAAGGTAGGTTGGGTAGATCTGCAGGTTGCCTCAAGTTTAGTTTGTCCTTCGCTTCcaattctttttcctttttcatgtAACTGTAATTTAACATTGACGTGATAAAATTCTATATCTATTTTCACCTGACGTACCGCAGTTTAAATGAAACTGTACGTGAAACATAGTAGTGGACAAAAAATAGATATTATAGTGTGAAATGATACTTCAAGCTGGGGAAATTGGTCAACACGTACGTATTTATATACAGTCTCCATAAGTCGTCATCGGGTTCCcgaattttttccttcttcttttcgaCATTTTCGTCTTTCTCTGGGTCACTCATGTTCACTTTGTACACATTGgcgttaaatgaaaaataaataacatacAATATGCAGAAAACCTTGAGGTTATCTTCAAGAATCTAACTGACCATTAATTATCATTCAATTCTAACCATATGGAGCTGCAAATACTCAATACCGAACTAAACAAAGCTTGCTATTTCGAAGTGAAAGTGTCACTTGTGAATTTTCGGTTGCAAAAAACGTGCGCCAAAAAAATGTCGCGTCCGAAAACGTTGCGGACAGAAAAATCCAAGCCACGAAGATCGTGTGACTTGTTAAAACGAAGACAAACGACGATAAGACAAAGCAACGGAGATGTTTCGAATTTAAATATTGAATCTTTTAGCAAATCGAACACAATTGAATGTTCAACCTCATTCAATCAatactgtgaaatttttacatagtACCTATACTTTTTGCGAAGTGAGAATAATTAAGGTCGTTCAGGCTTAGcgtggaaaataaattaaccaAGACTCGTTTGATTCGAGTATACACAACGTTTCGTTATgtgattttgtaattattttcctcttcACTCAACGAAGCCCCACAGCGAAGGCAATCTCGCCCGAAGCCATTTCTCGACgcaagattttcaaagtgtttATAAAATTACCGCGATACAAGGTAGAAGTAACTTGAAACCCTACGACACCGCGCATATTGAGATCATTTGGATTTTACTCCTACGTGCGGAGCGGCATTTAGAAAAGCAGGGAATAAACATACCTGCAAGGGGAACCTTTTTCGCACCGAAGTCTTAGCGTCGATTCGCTAACCCTTTTAGTGCTCTTTCGAATCCCAAACCATCCAAGGGACGATAATGTTTTCTGTATACAAATGCAGGCTGCACGATGtctgcgaaaataaaaaacattattcaaaagtgtttttttattcattgcgCGTAATGCGACTAAACTAAAACGTGTTCGGGTATAAATGAAatgcaaaatttcaccaacgttttcattaatttttaattgcgATCGCCGATGCAGGAAGTTTCAGCTTGTAATAATTCGTCcagtcaattttttgaaagtgcCATGCCGTGTCGCTTCGGTCAGCTTCAATACTTGCGGGTCGATTGATCAAACAGGTTTGTGATTTTGTTTCGATCGAATCGGAGACCCGATtaaagagaaacgaaaaatccgTTTTCAATCTTTACGCTCCACGCCTCCCCAGGCTCTCACGAATATCCCCCGGGAATCCGAACAGGGATACGTACAACGTTGAGCCCGGAGTGGTGGCTGAGTTTCTAACAAAGTTTGTCTAAGTCAAGCGTAGCGGGCAAGTCGAACGGAGGAAAGCGAAGATCAAGACAATtcgcgatgaaaatttaatgaaagaGGTATAACCTTAGTTCCCGATCCCCAAACTCCGGGAACCCGGTTTCACCGCCAACTGGTGCACTTGCGATTACGCTCCTTCGGTAAACTTGAGAAATCCTTACAACTGGAGACCTACAGAGTTCTGAGACCTCCCCGCTGCATGCCTGagggatttttttacaatcccGTGCTTTTTGACAAAAACTAAGCACTGTCTGTTACCCGCAATGCTGGTGAACCAACACAAATGTAAATTATACTTCACGACCACAGCGTGCAGGATTCGTTACGGCTTAGGGGAGGGGGTGGGGTGGAGCGGTTGCATTGCGGTGGGGGATCAGGATCGTAAAACAAACAGTGAATTACACGCAATAACGCACAACAGTAGCCGGCGGGCATCAGGGATATAATATTTCCATCACTGTATGTGCAGCTCAATCcaattaattctattttaatCACCGAATCgtgatgtattttttctttaatatccAGGCAAATAATGTGTAGAAAATCATTTGTGATTACCAACGAATTcgattttacactttttttcttgtatttttctcAGTTTTCAGTACAGTGAAATTTCGCAGGGTGACtaagtttttatttctcgcGCTACACGCGACCATTGACATGcaagtaaaatgtaaaaacagTTTTAAATATAGTCATTGTTTCTTACCAGGGAATTTACGAAGTGCAAAGTGATTATATTAAACACACGATAATGTAATGCTAGTAGCGATAGTGATAACacgaaaaacaaatatcaGAAATGCTTATCACgttataacaaataaaaatagctGTGATTATACTCCGATTATCGAAGAATATTTTGTACAATGTATCGTGTAAGTGTATGATTTGTAATTGTATCATCAATTCTACTGAACAATTCCTCAGGGACGAGATTTGGGGTTTTTACCAAAATATGTAAATGAATACGAGAACTTAAAGTTAAAGTCGGCGTACACCACCGAGTAAACAGAATATATTACTATTCTCTTTCGGGAACGCAATGAAGAAATACGGTTCACAGGAACTTAGCAAATACGTAATTCAATATACAGTAGAACCTCGATTATCCAAAGCATGACTTGATTTACCCAAACATTGTtcctcgttaaaaaatgtgaaccaGCCGTTCGTCAATTGACAATAAACAACGACTACATGAAACcagagtaataaaataatcgttcGGTCTTTGAAAGAGGTTCAATATGTATTTGTTTCTGTGTTATTTTAcattaagataaaaattgcttTTCGGTTATCCGAAGTAGGCTTGGTCTCAATTAGTTCGGGTAATCGCGGTTCTACTGTAAGTATACACGTTAAGCGAATCTCATTACGGATAAAAAAAtcccatattatatatacctatatatataatgttacAGCGATACAAATCCTACTGACCTCGGGACTCGAAAGAGCCGGTAAGGGGTTTAAAAAAGAACAACACGAGGTGTCCCGGGGCGTATCTTTTAATTATCCGCGATGGTAAATTCTTTATCCTCCTGTAACAGTGTGCCCAGCAATGTTTTCAGAACAAACAGTTTCCATGTTGATACTCTGTAATAGAATAATCTGACGACTGATTCCAGGGTTATTATATAGCCCACAGGGATCACACTGTGTATAGCTGGGGAACGAAACCTGCAGCATCGTAAAATCTCGTCGCCCACGACGTTTCCATAGGTACGTATTGATTAAGAACCGACTACGAGATCAGACCAAATTCCTCGCAAGCTCTGTTTTCGTTCGCAAAATCAGCaatcacatattttttctcacagcCGATGAAAAGCTTAATTTTGTTTGAAACGTCTGCGATCAGATCGAGTTTAATGTCTTTCTAACAGCTGCATTAATGGCTGCACAATTAATCATCGGCGAAGATATTTTATACGTGGGTACATActcgtataaaaaatcatcGGCGTCGAAATCTTTGGCTGTGAATCGAATGAATgattgaaatatgaaattccaAGCCTTGCCGTTTcctcgttttatttattgcatTCTTCTCCAATACCGGGAATCAAAGGAGATATAAACGCTTCCACCTTCCCTCAGGATCACGTTTTCACGTCATTTACTCAACGCTGCGGTATCGAATCGTAAATGAAAATGTGACGAGGTActttcgccaaaatttttgcaaaaatcaacGATCAAACAGAGTTGAATTATGCGTGTCAAAGGGTTTttcgaaaagagaaaaagaagaagaaaaataaaattgaaataaacagaaacaaatttaaaaaaccaaTTACCGGAATACTACAACTCAACAAGGCAGCGAAGAATGCTGAGAAATAGATTTGCAGACACAGTTTTCCTCTCAAGGAAAAACGTGACGTTATATAAACGATGTCGAAGGTGTGTCTACAGGGAGGGTCACCTGCTGTGGAATACGACTTGTGTTGCTAAGGGAGTAGAGAAAACCCATCTGCGTGGAAAACAAGAGAGAATCAAAAGCTTTTTTGTTGCCACTGTGCTTCGGTTAACAAGCGCGTGCCCCTTTCGTCTGTCTTTATACTACGTATGCGTCCCGCCTGATTCCCCCGCCAACAATGAGATACATTACCTGCCACGATTCTTATTATTCGCTCTCTGAAGTAGAGAAAAGCACGCCCCGGGTAACGAGACGACGTCTGCTAAAGggagacgaaaaaaatatctgactTACGCCCGAACCTTATATTCTCGTTCCTAAGGGTTGTTCAGCTTCTTGGATGTCGTCCAGACttcaagtaattaaaaaacttttttaaaaaaattaacgttaaGTGTCAGTCGGAATCttacttgaatttttgtgACGCAAATTTGGTAATATTCTGTGATTCAATCTTCTCTGGATTCCTACTCAAAAAAGGTCTCTGAAGCTTAGTACgactaattttcaaacattttctttttcattagtgtatgtatattaaaatggagattgaatggtttttttttttggaatttcaattatGGATGGTCGTGGATCCGCGCTAAATACGAAAAAACGAATCTCTAATGTTTTCAGATTCTTATTTCGAGACCTCAGTCTCCCTGCTGgccttttttttgtatttaactCTTGAGCACTAGGATGGAATTCcctgataaaaatctgaaaaaattagagagcAACTTTTTCTACTTTGGAGCTAATTTATGACCATTCAACATGATCTTCCAGTTAACGACCctaatgtatacctatatggaAGGAAGAGGAGCTATATATGATGGGGACAATACTTCTACTAATATCTAAACACATGTGTAGGAAACATATGTATTAACAACTCCAAGCGATACTTGTAGAAAAACCTGGCAATTCCTCAGACCCCAATAGAGTTGAATTTATGGTGCAAACGCATAGGGAATGGTCACAGGTTTGAAAACTGGTTCCTTTGACGATGAAacgtttttgtaaataaaaga is a window from the Diprion similis isolate iyDipSimi1 chromosome 6, iyDipSimi1.1, whole genome shotgun sequence genome containing:
- the LOC124407142 gene encoding alpha-(1,3)-fucosyltransferase C-like, whose protein sequence is MSLNRRVSVKLYFLILLISVPAITFWILGRHINDTRLCDKEVRFSRHQEERLVDRPASSIHETNTKTILYWTKMWESDNMDFGDGDIFASCAVWKCVATNNRTALNVQDFDMIIFHALDIKANDLPQQRSPHQRYVFLNLETQVFHPIPDNQIYRNFFNWTMTYRRDSTLMRPYGVVKVIDIMEYVPPQIPVTWRNVSEGTIPEETRLKVQGKTKMVSWFVSNCFTSSKRELYVQALKQHIPIDIFGDCGTLKCDPEETNCFEMVERDYYFYLALENSLCRDYITEKAFKFLQYNVVPVVYGAADYASVLPPGSYIDIQDFSSPESLADYLWAVSQNTERYLSFFKWKNYYSVELRPEHYTICKLCKKLHEVDQSPMIIDDVYGWWTTNQCLREPQFQGIP